The genome window AGGAGTTTGATCCAGTACTCTGCCGCCATGGTTTGATACAACTATGGCAGCAACACCAGCCTCAGCTGCCAGTTCTGCCTCGTCAGAAGTCATAATTCCCTTTAGGATAAAGGGTAATTTTGTACTTTCTACGATTTCTTTTATGTCTTCTATAGTTTTTGGGCCTACAGATTTTCCATGAAGTGAGAGGGTTATAAGGCCTGCTGCATCTATATCCATACCAACTGCATAGGCACCTGCTTCTTCAGCTAAATGTATTTTGCTAATAACATCTGAGTTTTCCCAGGGTTTTATAATGGCAACTCCATTTCCGTCTACCTTTTTAAGCTCTTGAAGATTTGTTATGAGGAAGGAGTCTACAGCAGTGTCACCTACCATCGGGTAAATTCCTCTATGAAGACAGCCTTTAATAATCCAGGAGATATATTCTTCTTCAGTAAATTTTCCTCCCATATTCAGAATTGTCCCTGATACAGGGGCTGCAAATACAGGAATTCTCATTTTTTTGCCAAAGAGTTCAATGGAAGTGTCGGGATTGCTGCAATTATGCAGCGTTCTCATATTTAGTTTATAACCTCCTAAGGCATCTATGTTTGCCCTAAAGGCCTCTCCTGTGCCCTTTCCACCCATGCCGGGCACCTCTCCTGCACATGCCTTACCATTGCATACTGGACAAACTCTACAACTTCCATTTAAATTAACCTTTGCATTTTTTAGTACGTCTTTATAATCCATAGCCACTCACCCCTTTGTTAATTTAAGCTTATTTGTACATCATTATAAAATACTATATTAAAGCCCACAGTACATAATAGCCGAGCTATTATGCGCTGCAGGCTGATGATTAGGCTTTAATCTTATTTTCTAAATGTCCTCCCTTAGCCTTCTTCTTAGCGGCTACTAAAAATACTGCTAAGGATGAAGCAGCAACCACTAACCCAATAGGATAAGCTATTGAAGATGAAAGCTGAAAGCCTTCAGGAGCAACGAGTATATAAGTGATTGAAACGGCAGTCATGAAGGTAGCTGGCACTGTAGCGATCCAGTGAATCTGTTTTCTTAAAGATAAATACATAGCGGCTGCCCAGAGTACTATCATGGCTAAAGTTTGATTAGACCATGCAAAATATCTCCAAAGTATGTTGAAATCTATTCGAGTTAATATAAAACCAATAGCAAATAGTGGTACAACGACTATAAGTCTATTTTTTATTGGACTTTGTTTGAAGTTTAAGAAGTCAGCGATCGTAAGTCTTGCATTTCTGAAGGCTGTATCCCCAGAAGTTATAGGACAGGCAACAACTCCAAGGATTGCAAGGGCTCCTCCGATTTTTCCGAGAAGTGAGGTGGAAATTGTGCTTACAACCCAACCCTGCCCACCATTAGCAGTCATTTGTGCATTTAATTCTCCGGTGCTGCCAAAAAAAGCAATTGCAGCTGCTGCCCATATTAGAGCAACTATACCTTCAGCGATCATGGCTCCATAAAAGATTACTCTACCTTGCTTTTCAGAAGTAATACATCTAGCCATCATAGGTGATTGTGTTGAGTGAAAGCCTGATATCGCTCCACAGGCTATGGATATAAACATTAATGGCCAAATGGGAAGATTATTTGGATGAAGGTTAGCTAAAGTAATTTCAGGTATTTTATATCCCTCAAAGATTATACCACCGGATATACCCAAAGCCATGATTAAAAGAGATATACCAAAGAGTGGATAAATTTTTCCTATAACTTTGTCAATTGGAAGGATAGTAGCTAATATATAGTAAGCAAATATTATATAAATCCAGAAAGCTGCATTAAGTGATTTAGGAGTTAATCCCGCTAATAGATTTGCAGGAGTTGTTATGAAAACCACACCGACAAGGACAAGAACTAAGACTGAAAAGCCTCTCATGAAGTTCTTAAAACCGGGACCTAAATACTTTCCTACAACCTCAGGAATACTTGCACCGTCATGTCTTGCTGATAGCATTCCTGATAAGTAATCATGTACACCACCGGCAAATATGGAACCAAATACAATCCACAGAAAGGCAGCAGGTCCCCATAATGCACCGGCAATAGCACCAAAGATAGGTCCTGTACCGGCTATGTTTAAGAACTGAATTAAGAAAATTTTCCATGCAGGCATTTTTACAAAATCAACGCCATCTTCAAGTCTAACTGCGGGTGTCTGGATGTTTTCATCCGCGCCAAAGGCTTTTTCTACAACCTTGCTGTAAAACATATAACCCAGTATAAGGGCAGCGATGGATAGAAAAAATGATATCATTATGATCCCCCCTAAAAATATTTTTTTACACTTTCATTATATAAGATAGTGTGCAAAGAGGGATTAACGGTATCATGAAATAGCAAAAAAGGCACATAAGATGCACTTATATGCCCATCAACTGCCTAAATGTTAAAATATTATGACGGCTAACCGGTACCTCGTCATTGATCCCTTGAAGCTTTAACATATAGGTATTGTTAAACCAGGGAATTATCTCAATGATTTTATCCAGATTTACAATGTAGGAACGATGAGATTTAAAAAAATTATCTTGGGGAAGTCTCCTATAAAAGTCACTAATACTTGAAGTAATCTTATATTGATCCTCCTTTGTGTAAATAAACACTTCGTGTTCATTTGCCTGGCAGTAGAGTATATCGTTTATGTTTAATACAAACATTTTTTGCTTTTTCCATAGAGTTATTTTATTGTTGCTGCATAGATTTTCACTGAAGCCCTCAAGTCTTTGCAGAGTATCGATTATTCTACTCTCAGAAAAGGGCTTTAATAAATAGTCAAAGGCACAAACTTCAAAGGCCTCCACCGCATACTCCCTATAGGCAGTGATAAATACCAGAAGAGGTTTGTTCTTCAAGGTGTTTATCACTCTACTTAGAGCAATACCGTCTAATTTGGGCATGTTTATGTCAAGAAAAATGACATCTACAGGTTGGGTTTGTATATATTCAAGGGCCATTATACTGTCATTAAACTTTTCCAGTATTTTAATTGAACTAAAGCTTTCAATAAAATAACTTAGCTCCTTTATAGCAGGAAACTCATCATCTACAATAATGCAATTCATTATTTATCCCCCTTTGTATTATCTTGAAGAATAAAACTGACTTTTGTTCCTATAGCAGGCCTCTCAATTATAATCCCCTTACCGTATAAATATTTTAATCTGTTATGTACATTGCATAGGCCTATTTTATTTTCTCTCAAGGTTCCATTGGATATGCTATCAATCACAGCCTGTGGGATACCTATTCCATCATCTTGCACAACCACCTCAACCTCATTTAAGTTAAGTCTTTTCACTTTAATGGAAACATTTCCGGAGCCAGAACCCTTGAGTATTCCATGTTTTATTGAGTTTTCTACTAAAGGTTGGATTATAAGCGAAGGAATTTTAATATGTATGATTTCATCGATGTCATAGGTTACCCTAAGTTTGTCGCCAAACCTTGCCTTTTCTATTCCCACATAGGCTTTAACCTGTTCAAGCTCCTCGGTAATATCTACAAGGGTGTTTGTTTCTTCTATATTATACCTTAAATAGGTTGATAGATTAACAATCAGTTCTCTTGCTTTATTGGGATTGAATCTTAAAAAGGATGTGATAGTATTTAAAGCATTAAAAAGAAAATGTGGGTTAATCTGTGCCTGTAGGGCTTTAAGCTCTGCCTTTGTAGCCAACTCCTTAAGCTTGCCCACCTTGCTTATTTCAATCTGAGTGGATATGAGCATAGATAAACCTATGGCCAGCTTTTGAGTTGTATAGGAAATTCCATTCTCTTTTGCATAGTACAGCTTTAAGGTTCCTATAACCTCCTCGTCCTCCTTAAGGGGAGCAATTACAGCTGATTTTAGTGGGCATTTTTTATTAGGACATTGGATTTCCTTAGGATGATTTAAAATTCGCATAATCCCATCGTCAATAACTTGTCTGGTAGCAGTAGTCTGAATAGGAACTCCACTGATATGATGCTCTTCCCCAAGACCCTCATGGGCCAAAATAGTATCTTTATCGGTAATGGCAACTGCGGCCGTTCCTGCAGAATCTTTTATTATGGAGCATACTTTTTTCAAGGAGTCGCTGTCAATTTCCCTAAAATAGGGTAGGGTTTTATTTGCTATTTCAAGGGCTAGTTGGGCTTGTGTTGCAGCTATTTGATCCTTTTCATTAAAAATTCTCTGTATAACCAATATAAGCATACATATCCCTATGGCATTTGTGAAGCTCATGGGCAGATAGATACTTTTTACTATGGATAGTGCACTGGAATAGGGTTTGGATATAAGAAGTATCAGGAGCATTTCAATGCTTTCCATAGTAAAGCCCCCAATGAGTCCATAAACCCATTTTTCAAATCTTGTGCCCTTTATATAGATGAAGGCCGAAGCAAAGCCTGTGAGAATAGTGGTTATTGCACAGGGAATGGAAGTTATGCCACCTATATCATAGGTGAATCTATGGAGACCTGCAATTATTCCTGATACAATGCCCACAAATGGACCGCATAATATTCCACCAGCCATTATTCCAATGATTCTTGTATTGGCTATTGCACCATAAACATCTGTACCTGAATAGGTGCCTACGATTCCAAAGATGGCAAAAATTAAAGAGAGTATGATATGATCAAATAATCTAAACTCATCCTTTTGTATTATTTTCTTAAACATATTTATATTTGAAATAATAAAAGCAATGAGAATTACATAACTTAGATTGTTGATAAGGACTTTTAACAAATTTATCATAGTATAATTGTACTCCTAGGTAAAATATTTTTTGTACCATATCCTTCCAATATTATTCTATATTTTTATACTTACCTATTCAATAGGTGAAAGATAATGTTTCCTAAAAGTAAATGAGTATTTTGGAAATCTCGGGGGACATAGGGAAGAGAACCAAGAGATGAAAGCAAGCGAGGATAGTAAAGGACAAATGATATCTATTGTTGACATAGGTAGAAAGATTTGATAAAGTATTAACAATAATAAAAATAAATATTCAAATGTTTTGAGGAAAGCCTTAATTCATTTGTCTTATCATAAGATCATACCTAATAGAAAAGAATCATCTAATCTAAAAGGGAGGGATACATAGAGTCTATTCATATTAGGCCTTTTATGGCTACTATGATAGTTTGTTTGTGTGTAAACTTTCCTCTGAGGAAAGTTTTTTTATGTGCTAAACAAATATTTTAAAAACAAAAGGGGTGGTAGAGTGAATAGAAGAATCGCTGTGGTAGGTGCTATATTGGAAAATCCAAAGGAGTGTCAAGCCGAATTTAATCATATTATTGCTGAGTTTAAAGATATTGTACGGGGGCGGATGGGAATTCCCTTTGAAGATGTGGGGATTTCAGTCGTATCAATAACCCTTTTAGGTAGCTTAGATGAGATCAATCATCTTACCGGAAAATTAGGGAATATAAAGGGCATTACCATAAAAACATCTATCTCAAAAAAGGAAGTATAGGAATGAAGAACATATTAGAAAAATTATATAAATATAATGATTTATCACCAGAGGAATTATTAGAGATTATTACCTATTTTAATTATTCCGATCCAGAAAGATTATTTTTCTATGCCCAAAGGACGAGGGAAAAAGTTTACGGTAAAAAAGTATATATGAGAGGATTAATTGAGTTTTCAAATTATTGTAAACAAAACTGTCTCTATTGTGGTCTTCGTAGGGAGAATAAAAATGTAGAGAGATATCGTTTATCCCTAGAGGAAATTATGGAATGCTGTCAAGAAGGTTATCAATTGGGTTATAGGACTTTTGTCTTACAAAGTGGTGAAGATATCTTTTATGATGACGATAAGATATGCAGAATTATCAAAGCCATCAGAGAAAAATTTTCTGATGTGGCGATTACCTTATCCATAGGAGAAAGAGAGAAGAAGAGTTATAGAAAATATTTTGAAGCGGGAGCAGATAGATATCTTTTAAGACATGAAACAGCCAGTGAAGATCTATATAAAAAATTTCATCCCACGATGAACATTGTAAGTAGACAAAATTGTCTACAAGAGTTAAAGGAAATAGGATTTCAGACGGGAGCAGGATTTATGGTAGGCTTGCCTGGTCAAAGGGATGAAAACTTAGTAGAGGATTTATTATTCCTTAAAAGATTACAACCCCATATGGTGGGCATTGGCCCCTTTATTCCCCACGGGGAAACTCCCCTAGGTTGTGAGGTAGGAGGCACAGTTGCTAAAACTTTGATTATGTTAGCCTTGACTAGACTATTATTACCTAATGTTTTGTTACCTGCAACAACGGCCATGGGGACCCTAGATCCTATAGGAAGAGAAAAGGCTTTAAAGGCAGGGGCTAATGTAGTGATGCCCAATCTTTCGCCTATTTCTGTGCGAGAAAAATATGAAATCTATCAGGGAAAAATTTGTACGGGAGATGAATCTGCCCACTGCAGGAGCTGTATAGAAACACGAATACATCAAGCGGGCTTTGAAGTGGATTTATCTAGAGGGGATCATATTACGATAGGAGGAAAACAATGATTATTAATCATCAATATGTAGAGGAATTATTAGAACAATCCCAAAATGCATCTAAAGAAGAAATTAATGAGATATTAGAAAAAGCAAAGACATTCCAAGGACTTAGTCATTTAGAAGTTGCAAAGTTATTATATATCCAAAATGAGGAACAAATTAATGAGATGTATAAAATTGCAGGGGAAATAAAAAGGGCTATTTATGGCAATCGTATAGTCGTTTTTGCACCTCTCTATGTAAGTGATTTTTGTGTAAATAATTGTACTTATTGCGGCTATCAAAAAAAGAATCCTTTTCCACGCCGAAAACTGACTATGGAAGAAATACAACAGGAAGTTAAAATCTTAGAGAAAATGGGGCATAAACGTATTGCTTTAGAAGCAGGAGAAGATCCTGTCAACTGCTCTATTGATTATATTTTAGATGCCATCGATGCGATTTATCAAACTGAGAACGAAAAGGGAAATATCCGTCGCATTAATGTAAATATTGCTGCTACTACAGTAGAAAACTATAAAAGGTTAAAGGAAAAAAATATTGGAACCTATATTTTATTCCAGGAGACCTATCATAAACCTACTTATGAAAAAGTTCATCCCAAAAGTCTAAAAAGTAGCTATGAGTATCACATCACGGCCTTTGATCGAGCTATGGAGGGAGGAATTGATGATGTGGGTGGAGGTGTACTCTTTGGCCTTGCAGATTATCGTTTTGAAGTTTTATCCTTAATGCTTCATAATCAATATTTGGAAGAAAAATTCGGAGTAGGCTTTCATACTATTTCGGTGCCCCGATTAAAAAAAGCCGAGGGAATGAATTTAACACAATTTCCCCATATCATTGATGATGAAACCTTTAAAAAGATAGTGGCTATTATACGTATTGCAGTGCCCTATACAGGAATTATTCTATCGACTAGGGAGACCTCCAATATACGTGAGGAAGTTATCAACTACGGAGTTTCTCAAGTTAGTGCAGGCTCTTGTACTGGAGTTGGAGGATATAAAGAACATGATAGTGGCAGGGATGTAAACCAATTTGAAATAGGTGATCATCGCACCCCAGTAGAAGTACTTAAGGAATTGTTAAAGGATGGGTTTATTCCTAGTTACTGTACTGCCTGTTATAGACAGGGAAGAACGGGGGATCGATTTATGAGATTAGCCAAATCAGGCCAAATTCAAAATGTTTGCGGTCCCAATGCCCTTATGACCCTCATGGAATTTATTGAGGACTACGGAGATGAAGAGTTATATCAGCAAGCCCAAAGAGTAATTTACAAAGAGGCTGAGAAAATAGAGAGAGAAGATATTAAAAAACTACTTCTAGAAAATTTAGAAAAAATTAAAGAGGGAGATCGGGATTTATATGTATAAAACGCCCAACGCCAATCGGACTCATATTGCTCTAGTAGGCAAAAGAAACGCTGGAAAATCATCCCTACTAAATGCTTTAGTAGAACAGGAGATTTCCCTAGTGTCCCCTATTAAGGGGACTACCACAGATCCAGTAAATAAGGCCATAGAATTATTGCCCCTAGGACCTGTATTATTTATAGATACTGCTGGATTGGATGATGAAGGCCAGTTAGGCTCCCTCAGAGTAGAGAAGAGTTTGAAAGTTCTGGAAAAAACAGACTTTGCCATTTTTGTGATGGATGCCCAGGACATAGATAATGATCTACTAGAAAAGACAAAAAGAGAGTTCAAAAGATTAAACATTCCCTATATTGTTGCTATAAATAAGATAGATCAAATTTCCTGGGAAAAACGAAAGGAAATGGAAAAGGTCCATTCCCAATGTATCTTTGTTTCCTCCAAGGAAGGTACAAATATTCATAGGTTAAAAGAGGAATTGATCACTAAAATAAAAAAACAAGAAGAAGACCCTCCTATAGTAGGGGATTTAGTTCCCTATAATGGAAAAGTAATACTGGTTGTTCCCATTGATGCTGAAGCACCAAAGGGAAGAATCATATTGCCCCAGGTGCAGGTCATACGGGATTGTTTAGATCATGGCATAAAAAGTTATATCGTTCGAGATATAGAGCTCCCATCAGCATTAGAAGACTTGAAAGATATAGATCTAGTGATTACCGATTCTCAAGCCTTTAAAAAAGTAGATCAAATGGTATCCAAGGAAGTAAAATTAACTTCCTTCTCTATTGTTTTCGCCAGATACAAGGGGGATTTGCCAACATTTGTTGAAGGAATAAAATCTATAGACCAATTACCCAACCACGCAAATATTTTAATATCCGAGAGCTGTACCCATAGCCATTCCCATGAAGATATAGGAAGAGTAAAAATACCTAAATTATTAAATCAATATACCCAAAAACAATTTAACTACCATTTTAATGCAGGTCAGAATTTTCCTGAGGATATCGAAAATTATGATTTAGTCATTCACTGTGGCTCCTGTATGGTAAATAGAAAGACCATGGAAAATAGAATAAGAATTTGTCAAGAAAAAAACCTTCCCATTACTAATTACGGTGTTTTACTTGCCTATCTTACAGGAATACTGGATAGAACTTTAGAAATTTTTGATCTAGATTAGATTAAATGTCCTAAAAATGAGGACCTTGTCTAGATTTTAGACTCTAGGTAAAGGATTAAAATAAAGATGTAAATGAAATTTATTTCATTTACTTGGCCCTCAAGATTAAAAGCCCCAAGAGTGATATCACACTTGGGGCTTTTAATCTTGAGGGCTACATAGATTGTACGATCCCGCAGGCTAACCGTTTTCCAGATGCTCCTGCTGGTTGTGTACGATAGTCATCAGGGTTTTCATGGATAATAATAGCTTTTCCGATAATATCATTTACTTTGAACTTATTGGTAAAAAAGCAGGTGTTCGCCATTCCATTATTAGAGAAAAGAACAGGGAAATCCCCAGCATGATTGCCATGGGGTTGATTGCAAGGATTCCAATGTTCACCTGCAGCTTGGAAGGGGTCGGTGGGATCACCAATCATGCAACTTCCATTTTCATGAATATGGAAGCCATGGGGTCCAATGGGGGCACGATTTCCTAATGCTGGTTTGTATTCAGGTAATCCCATAATACATGCACATACCATGGTTCCCCCTGGAACGTCTTGGAAATTTACCGTACCTTGTATATTCGGTGCTAAAGGTCCCCCTTTTATATAAGCTACAGCATGACATTCATTTTGATTATACATCGATAGATCACCTCAATTTCCATATAATTTCCAAAGATTGACTGTCAATTTATCATATGCGGGTAGAAAAGGAGTGTTACTAGAGAGAAAATCATATTTTTTTTAATTTTATTTCTATTAATCCTCAAAAAGTGTTAAAATAGTTAATTGGGGGAATTTTATATAATGTAGAGTAAAAATAATCATATTTAAATTTAATAGGAAAGTAGGAAATAACATGGAACAGGTCAGAAATGATGTAAGAAACATAGCTATTATTGCCCATGTAGACCACGGTAAAACTACCTTAGTAGACCAACTTTTAAGACAAAGTGGTACTTTTAGGGAAAATCAAGTGATTCAAGAAAGGGTAATGGATTCAAATGATCTAGAAAGAGAACGAGGAATTACTATCCTTTCTAAAAATACAGCTGTTCGTTATAAAGATACAAAGATTAATATTATTGATACACCGGGCCATGCTGATTTTGGCGGAGAAGTAGAGCGGGTATTAAAGATGGTGAATGGAGTTGTTTTGGTAGTAGATGCCTTTGAAGGTCCTATGCCTCAAACAAAATTTGTTCTTAAAAAAGCTCTAGAACTAGAACTACCAGTTATTTCATGTATTAACAAAGTAGATAGACCAGGAGCACGACCAGAAAAGGTAATGGATGAAGTGCTAGATCTTTTTATAGAGCTAGATGCAGATGAAGAACAACTAGAATGCCCCTTTGTATATGCCTCTGCTAAAAATGGGATAGCCTCCTTAGATATGCACAAGCTAGGAGATAATATGGAGCCATTATTTGAGACCATACTGGAACATATCCCAGCGCCAAAGGGGAATTTTGATGGTCCTTTCCAAGTTTTAATTTCTACCATTGACTATGATAATTATATTGGACGTATTGGTGTGGGTAAAGTAGAAAGAGGAAGCATTAAAACCAATCAAGAGGCGATTATGGTAAATGAACAAAACCCAGAACTGCATAAAAAGGTTAAAATTACAAAACTTTATGAATTTGAAGGATTAAATAGAATGGAAGTTGACCAAGCTGAGGTAGGAAGTATTGTGGCTATTGCGGGAATAGAGGGGATTCACATTGGGGACACCGTATGTAATGCGGAACATCCTGAAGCCCTTCCCTTTGTAAAAATCTCCCAACCTACGATTGCCATGACCTTCTCTGTAAATGATAGCCCCTTTGCAGGACAGGAAGGGAAATTTGTAACCTCTAGACAATTAAGAGATAGATTATTTAGAGAATTACAAACCGATGTCAGTATTAAAATAGAGGAAACAGATAGCCCTGATGCCTTTAAAGTATCAGGTAGAGGTGAACTTCATCTTTCCATACTCATTGAAACCATGAGACGAGAAGGATATGAATTCCAAGTTTCAAAGCCTGAAGTACTCTTTGAAATCATAGATGGAAAGAAAAATGAACCTATGGAAATAGTAACTATAGATGTGCCAGAGGAATTTATGGGTACGGTTATAGAAAAATTGGGGAAGAGAAAGGCAGAACTAATCAATATGACCCAATCCAAAGGTGGATATTCCCGATTAGAATTTTCCATACCAGCTAGAGGCCTAATTGGTTATGCATCGGAATTTATGACAGACACTAAAGGAAATGGAATTTTAAATACTATTTTTGATGGGTATGCACCCTACAAAGGAGAAATACCTACTCGTTCCCAAGGGTCACTTATTGCCTATGAGACAGGAGAATCTATAGCCTATGGATTGTTTAATGCTCAAGAGAGGGGAACGCTGTTTATTGGAGCGGGAGTTAAAGTCTATGAAGGAATGATTGTGGGAGAAAATGCTCGATTAGGGGATATAGAGGTAAATGTCTGTAAAAGAAAGCAACTTACAAATGTCCGTGCCTCTGGATCCGATGACGCTCTTAAATTATCTCCTCCAAAAGTTTTAAGCTTAGAGCAGGCCCTAGAATTTATTGAAGAAGATGAATTGGTGGAAATCACACCAGAAAATACCCGTATTCGAAAGAAAATTTTAGACAGTACAAAACGCAAAAGAGCAAGCCGAAACAAATAATAATATTTAATTTAATATTCTTTGATGATGGACAAGACCGCCATATATAGACTAGATATGGCGGTTTTTTTGCGTAAAAATTTCTCATAGGGTATTGACAAGACTTAGAAAATATTGTTATAATTACAGACAAGTTACAACCTAAAATTATAAATGAGTTGTCACAATTAAAAGATCTATTTTTACCAAGAAAGTAAGATTTAATTTTTACCTACAAAATGAGGGGAGCAAATACTATGACAAAAATTTTCAAGAAGAAAAAAAGTTTAATCATTCTATTGGTACTCTACATAAGTCTTGCTATGATTGGATTTACCGCCTGTTCTACAAATGATACAACAGGAGAAAGTGGGAAAGACAAAATTGTCTTTGCAGATGCCCAATGGGAAAGCATTCAATTTCACAATGCTGTAGCCCAAACCATTATAGAAAAAGGATATGGCTATCCAACAGATGTTATTTCTGGTTCTACTGCAGCCACCTTTACTGGTTTTACTAATGGAGAAATTGATGTCTATATGGAAGTATGGATTCAAAATGTCCAGGAAAGATATGACGAAGCTATAAAAAACGGCGATATCATCAAGACTTCTACAAACTTTGATGATAATGCCCAAGGGCTATACGTACCTACCTATGTGATCAAGGGAGACCCAGACAGAGGGATAGAACCTATGGCTCCAGATTTAAAGACGGTAAAAGACTTGGCTAAATATCCAGAACTATTTAAAGATGAAGAAGATCCATCCAAGGGTAGAATATATGGTGGCCCTCCTGGATGGGAGGTAGACCAAATATTGAGAACCAAAGTAGAGACCTATGGACTAGATGAGCAGTTTAATTATTTCAGCCCTGGATCTGATTCTGGTCTTGCAGCTTCTCTTGCAGCAGCCTATGAAAGTGGAGAAGCCTGGGTAGGTTACTATTGGGAGCCTACTTGGGTAACAGGGAAATATGACTTTACTTTACTAGAAGATGAACCCTATGATGAAGCAAAATGGGAAGATGGTTACGCTACTGAATGGCCAGCTGTAGATGTTGCAGTGGCAGTATACAAAGATATGCCAGAGAAAGCACCAAAGGTAGTAGAATTTTTAGAAAAATATAAAACAAGTAGTGATATAACAAGTGAGGCTTTAGCCTATATGCAAGACAACAATACTACCGCTGAAGAAGCAGGACTATGGTTTTTAAGAGAAAAAGAAGATATTTGGACTCAGTGGGTATCTGAAGATATCGCCCAAAAAGTAAAAGAAGCTATTCAATAATTAAGAAAATATGAACAAATGTATGGAGATTTTCCTCCTACATTTGTTCATATTTCCTTTCATAAGACTATTATAGGAATGAGGTGAAAAGAGTTGTATGTTTTATTATAACAACTCGTAATTATGGGAATGTTTCCAGATTCATTGAGATTTCATTTTGGAAT of Irregularibacter muris contains these proteins:
- a CDS encoding alpha-hydroxy-acid oxidizing protein, giving the protein MDYKDVLKNAKVNLNGSCRVCPVCNGKACAGEVPGMGGKGTGEAFRANIDALGGYKLNMRTLHNCSNPDTSIELFGKKMRIPVFAAPVSGTILNMGGKFTEEEYISWIIKGCLHRGIYPMVGDTAVDSFLITNLQELKKVDGNGVAIIKPWENSDVISKIHLAEEAGAYAVGMDIDAAGLITLSLHGKSVGPKTIEDIKEIVESTKLPFILKGIMTSDEAELAAEAGVAAIVVSNHGGRVLDQTPGVANVLPQIATKVKGRVKILADGGVRNGVDVLKMLALGADAVLIGRPLVSASFGGQTDGVKAYIDNIAADLKSAMILTGCNSIKEVTGRILV
- a CDS encoding carbon starvation CstA family protein, which gives rise to MISFFLSIAALILGYMFYSKVVEKAFGADENIQTPAVRLEDGVDFVKMPAWKIFLIQFLNIAGTGPIFGAIAGALWGPAAFLWIVFGSIFAGGVHDYLSGMLSARHDGASIPEVVGKYLGPGFKNFMRGFSVLVLVLVGVVFITTPANLLAGLTPKSLNAAFWIYIIFAYYILATILPIDKVIGKIYPLFGISLLIMALGISGGIIFEGYKIPEITLANLHPNNLPIWPLMFISIACGAISGFHSTQSPMMARCITSEKQGRVIFYGAMIAEGIVALIWAAAAIAFFGSTGELNAQMTANGGQGWVVSTISTSLLGKIGGALAILGVVACPITSGDTAFRNARLTIADFLNFKQSPIKNRLIVVVPLFAIGFILTRIDFNILWRYFAWSNQTLAMIVLWAAAMYLSLRKQIHWIATVPATFMTAVSITYILVAPEGFQLSSSIAYPIGLVVAASSLAVFLVAAKKKAKGGHLENKIKA
- a CDS encoding LytR/AlgR family response regulator transcription factor — encoded protein: MNCIIVDDEFPAIKELSYFIESFSSIKILEKFNDSIMALEYIQTQPVDVIFLDINMPKLDGIALSRVINTLKNKPLLVFITAYREYAVEAFEVCAFDYLLKPFSESRIIDTLQRLEGFSENLCSNNKITLWKKQKMFVLNINDILYCQANEHEVFIYTKEDQYKITSSISDFYRRLPQDNFFKSHRSYIVNLDKIIEIIPWFNNTYMLKLQGINDEVPVSRHNILTFRQLMGI
- a CDS encoding sensor histidine kinase; protein product: MINLLKVLINNLSYVILIAFIISNINMFKKIIQKDEFRLFDHIILSLIFAIFGIVGTYSGTDVYGAIANTRIIGIMAGGILCGPFVGIVSGIIAGLHRFTYDIGGITSIPCAITTILTGFASAFIYIKGTRFEKWVYGLIGGFTMESIEMLLILLISKPYSSALSIVKSIYLPMSFTNAIGICMLILVIQRIFNEKDQIAATQAQLALEIANKTLPYFREIDSDSLKKVCSIIKDSAGTAAVAITDKDTILAHEGLGEEHHISGVPIQTTATRQVIDDGIMRILNHPKEIQCPNKKCPLKSAVIAPLKEDEEVIGTLKLYYAKENGISYTTQKLAIGLSMLISTQIEISKVGKLKELATKAELKALQAQINPHFLFNALNTITSFLRFNPNKARELIVNLSTYLRYNIEETNTLVDITEELEQVKAYVGIEKARFGDKLRVTYDIDEIIHIKIPSLIIQPLVENSIKHGILKGSGSGNVSIKVKRLNLNEVEVVVQDDGIGIPQAVIDSISNGTLRENKIGLCNVHNRLKYLYGKGIIIERPAIGTKVSFILQDNTKGDK
- a CDS encoding TM1266 family iron-only hydrogenase system putative regulator gives rise to the protein MNRRIAVVGAILENPKECQAEFNHIIAEFKDIVRGRMGIPFEDVGISVVSITLLGSLDEINHLTGKLGNIKGITIKTSISKKEV
- the hydE gene encoding [FeFe] hydrogenase H-cluster radical SAM maturase HydE, with product MKNILEKLYKYNDLSPEELLEIITYFNYSDPERLFFYAQRTREKVYGKKVYMRGLIEFSNYCKQNCLYCGLRRENKNVERYRLSLEEIMECCQEGYQLGYRTFVLQSGEDIFYDDDKICRIIKAIREKFSDVAITLSIGEREKKSYRKYFEAGADRYLLRHETASEDLYKKFHPTMNIVSRQNCLQELKEIGFQTGAGFMVGLPGQRDENLVEDLLFLKRLQPHMVGIGPFIPHGETPLGCEVGGTVAKTLIMLALTRLLLPNVLLPATTAMGTLDPIGREKALKAGANVVMPNLSPISVREKYEIYQGKICTGDESAHCRSCIETRIHQAGFEVDLSRGDHITIGGKQ